The region GTGCGTGCCGGTGCGGAAGTTCGGGTCGCTGATCGCCTCGATGAAGGGGATCAGGAACTGGTCCTTCTCGCGGATCGAGGGGACTTCGTTGTAGGCATTGAAGATCTCGCTCTCGTCCAGGCCGAGCGATTCCACGATGTACTGGTAGGCGTGCGTGTGGATCGCCTCCTCGAACGCCTGGCGCAGGAGGAACTGGCGGCACTCGGGCGCCGTGATGTGGCGGTAGGTGCCCAGCACGATGTTGTTGGCGGCGAGCGAGTCGGCCGTCACGAAGAAGCCGAGGTTGCGCTTGATGATGCGGCGCTCGTCCTCGGTCAGGCCGTTCGGGTCCTTCCACGTGGCGATGTCGCGGGTCATGTTGACCTCCTGCGGCATCCAGTGGTTGGAGCAGGCGGCGAGGTACTTCTCCCAGGCCCACTTGTACTTGAACGGCACCAGCTGGTTGACGTCCGTCTGGCCGTTGATGATGCGCTTGTCCGCGGCGTTGACGCGCCGCTGCGAAGGCGGTTGCGCGTCTGGCTTGGGCGATGGCGTTTGCATGGCGGGGGCAGCTTGCTTGGGCGTCACCTTGACTTCACCGCCGGCCGAAAAGGGCCGCAGCGCGGGGTGCAGGATGGCGTTGGCTGGAATTTGCAGAGGTGAATGCTCCACCTCGCGGTTCGAACCGAGTGAACCGCTATTCGATGCTGGCGATGTGGGCTTGACTTCGTCGTCCCAGGTCAACATAAGTTTTCCAATGCTCGGATTATGTGAGCAGTGATGCGAATTGCAAAGTGTTCGTTCACATCACTGCCCGATTGTGTTGCTCAATTGCATCGAGGGATGTCGGAGAAGACCGACAAAATTTTCGATGCGCGAGGATCACGCGATGCTCACTGGCACGCTTCGCAACCCGGGTCGTCGATCGCGCAGAACTTGATGTCGGTGGCCGGCGCCGCTGCGGCCATCTGCGATTGCGCGGCCGCCGCGGCCGCTTCGAGTGCGCTCATTCCGCCTTGCGATCCGCCGGACGACACCGCGTTCAGGCGGCCCGACTGCACGGTGGATTTCTCGGCGTGCGTCGCGCTCGTCGTGCGCAGGTAGTAGGTGGTCTTCAGGCCGCGCAGCCACGCGAGCTTGTAGGTGTCGTCGAGCTTCTTGCCCGAGGCGCCCGCCATGTAGATATTGAGCGACTGCGCCTGGTCGATCCACTTCTGGCGGCGGGCGGCGGCTTCCACCAGCCACACCGGCTCGACTTCGAACGCGGTTGCGTAGAGCGCCTTCACTTCCTGCGGCACGCGGTCGATCGGGCGCAGCGACCCGTCGAAGTGCTTCAGGTCCATGACCATCACGTCGTCCCACAGGTTCAGGCGCTTGAGGTCGCGCACGAGGTAGTGGTTGATGACGGTGAACTCGCCCGACAGGTTCGACTTGACCGAGAGGTTGCCGAAGCAGGGCTCGATGGAGGCGTCCACGCCGATGATGTTGGAGATAGTGGCGGTGGGCGCGATGGCGACGCAGTTGCTGTTGCGCATGCCGTCCTTCGCGATCTTCTGGCGCAGGGCGTCCCAGTCCAGCGACGCGGAACGGTCCACTTCCACATAGCCGCCGCGGGCCTTGGCGAGCAGGTCGAGCGTGTCCAGGGGCATCACGCCCTTGTCCCACAGCGAGCCCTTGTAGCTGGAGTACTTGCCGCGCTCGCGGGCGAGCTCGGTCGACGCCCAGTAGGCGTGGTAGCAGACCGCTTCCATCGACTTGTCGGCGAATTCCACGGCCTCCTGCGAGGCGTAGGGGATGCGCAGTTCGTACAGCGCGTCCTGGAAGCCCATCACGCCCAGGCCGACCGGGCGGTGGCGCATGTTGGAGTCGCGGGCCTTCTTGACGGCGTAGTAGTTGATGTCGATCACATTGTCGAGCATGCGCATCGCCGTGGTGATGGTCCTCTTGAGCTTGTCGTGGTCAACCCCGCCGTCCTTCAGGTGCTGCAGCAGGTTCACAGAACCCAGGTTGCAGACGGCCGTCTCGGTGTCGCTGGTGTTGAGCGTGATCTCGGTGCACAGGTTGGACGAGTGCACGACGCCGGCATGCTGCTGGGGCGAGCGGATGTTGCAGGCGTCCTTGAACGTGATCCAGGGATGGCCGGTCTCGAACAGCATCGAGAGCATCTTGCGCCACAT is a window of Caenimonas aquaedulcis DNA encoding:
- a CDS encoding ribonucleotide-diphosphate reductase subunit beta codes for the protein MLTWDDEVKPTSPASNSGSLGSNREVEHSPLQIPANAILHPALRPFSAGGEVKVTPKQAAPAMQTPSPKPDAQPPSQRRVNAADKRIINGQTDVNQLVPFKYKWAWEKYLAACSNHWMPQEVNMTRDIATWKDPNGLTEDERRIIKRNLGFFVTADSLAANNIVLGTYRHITAPECRQFLLRQAFEEAIHTHAYQYIVESLGLDESEIFNAYNEVPSIREKDQFLIPFIEAISDPNFRTGTHETDQTLLKSLIVFACLMEGLFFYVGFTQILALGRQNKMTGAAEQYQYILRDESMHCNFGIDLINQLKLENPQLWTSEFKAEIKALFQKAVELEYRYAEDTMPRGVLGMNASMFKGYLRYIANRRATQIGLEALFPNEENPFPWMSEMIDLKKERNFFETRVIEYQTGGALSWD